One region of Clostridiales bacterium genomic DNA includes:
- a CDS encoding 23S rRNA methyltransferase attenuation leader peptide has product MLVFQMRNVDKTSTVLKQTKNSDYADK; this is encoded by the coding sequence ATGTTGGTATTCCAAATGCGTAATGTAGATAAAACATCTACTGTTTTGAAACAGACTAAAAACAGTGATTACGCAGATAAATAA
- a CDS encoding helix-turn-helix domain-containing protein, whose product MELAFRESLKKMRGTKSKEKFSQELEMSRSNYSLIESGKSDPTLKTLERIAELTNSTLVIDLIPNELEQVELQIEEEKQ is encoded by the coding sequence TTGGAACTAGCATTTAGAGAAAGCTTAAAAAAGATGAGAGGTACCAAATCAAAAGAAAAATTCTCCCAAGAATTAGAAATGAGTAGATCAAATTATTCATTGATTGAATCAGGAAAATCAGATCCGACATTAAAAACATTGGAACGAATTGCAGAATTGACAAACTCAACCTTAGTTATTGACTTAATTCCTAATGAATTAGAACAAGTAGAGTTGCAAATAGAAGAAGAGAAGCAATGA
- the erm(B) gene encoding 23S rRNA (adenine(2058)-N(6))-methyltransferase Erm(B) — MNKNIKYSQNFLTSEKVLNQIIKQLNLKETDTVYEIGTGKGHLTTKLAKISKQVTSIELDSHLFNLSSEKLKLNTRVTLIHQDILQFQFPNKQRYKIVGSIPYHLSTQIIKKVVFESHASDIYLIVEEGFYKRTLDIHRTLGLLLHTQVSIQQLLKLPAECFHPKPKVNSVLIKLTRHTTDVPDKYWKLYTYFVSKWVNREYRQLFTKNQFHQAMKHAKVNNLSTVTYEQVLSIFNSYLLFNGRK; from the coding sequence ATGAACAAAAATATAAAATATTCTCAAAACTTTTTAACGAGTGAAAAAGTACTCAACCAAATAATAAAACAATTGAATTTAAAAGAAACCGATACCGTTTACGAAATTGGAACAGGTAAAGGGCATTTAACGACGAAACTGGCTAAAATAAGTAAACAGGTAACGTCTATTGAATTAGACAGTCATCTATTCAACTTATCGTCAGAAAAATTAAAACTGAATACTCGTGTCACTTTAATTCACCAAGATATTCTACAGTTTCAATTCCCTAACAAACAGAGGTATAAAATTGTTGGGAGTATTCCTTACCATTTAAGCACACAAATTATTAAAAAAGTGGTTTTTGAAAGCCATGCGTCTGACATCTATCTGATTGTTGAAGAAGGATTCTACAAGCGTACCTTGGATATTCACCGAACACTAGGGTTGCTCTTGCACACTCAAGTCTCGATTCAGCAATTGCTTAAGCTGCCAGCGGAATGCTTTCATCCTAAACCAAAAGTAAACAGTGTCTTAATAAAACTTACCCGCCATACCACAGATGTTCCAGATAAATATTGGAAGCTATATACGTACTTTGTTTCAAAATGGGTCAATCGAGAATATCGTCAACTGTTTACTAAAAATCAGTTTCATCAAGCAATGAAACACGCCAAAGTAAACAATTTAAGTACCGTTACTTATGAGCAAGTATTGTCTATTTTTAATAGTTATCTATTATTTAACGGGAGGAAATAA